The following are encoded together in the Rhinopithecus roxellana isolate Shanxi Qingling chromosome 5, ASM756505v1, whole genome shotgun sequence genome:
- the LTB4R gene encoding leukotriene B4 receptor 1 translates to MNTTSAAPPSLANFLLAIILLSVALAVGLPGNSFVVWSILKRMKKRSVTALLVLNLALADLAVLLTAPFFLHFLAQGTWSFGLAGCRLCHYVCGVSMYASVLLITAMSLDRSLAVALPFVSQKLRTKAMALRVLAGIWVVSFLLATPVLVYRTVVASKTNMSLCSPKYPSKKHQAFHLIFEAVTGFLLPFLAVVASYSDIGRRLQARRFRRSRRTGRLVVLIILAFAAFWLPYHVVNLAEAARALAGQASGSGLVGQRLALARKVLIALAFLSSSVNPVLYACAGGGLLRSAGVGFVAKLLEGTGSEASSTRRGGSLGQTVRGGPAAQEPGPSESLTASSPLELNELN, encoded by the coding sequence ATGAACACTACATCTGCAGCACCCCCCTCACTAGCCAACTTTCTGTTGGCTATCATCCTGCTGTCAGTGGCGCTGGCTGTGGGGCTTCCCGGCAACAGCTTTGTGGTGTGGAGCATCTTGAAAAGGATGAAGAAGCGCTCTGTCACTGCCCTGTTGGTGCTGAACCTGGCCCTGGCCGACCTGGCCGTATTGCTCACTGCTCCCTTTTTCCTTCACTTCCTGGCCCAAGGCACCTGGAGTTTTGGATTGGCTGGTTGTCGCCTGTGCCACTATGTCTGTGGAGTCAGCATGTACGCCAGTGTCCTGCTTATCACAGCCATGAGTCTAGACCGCTCACTGGCAGTGGCCCTCCCCTTTGTGTCCCAGAAGCTACGCACCAAGGCGATGGCCCTGCGGGTGCTGGCAGGCATCTGGGTGGTGTCCTTTCTGCTGGCCACACCCGTCCTCGTGTACCGCACAGTAGTGGCCTCGAAAACGAACATGAGCCTGTGTTCTCCGAAGTACCCCAGCAAGAAGCACCAGGCCTTCCATCTAATCTTTGAGGCCGTCACGGGCTTCCTGCTGCCCTTCCTGGCTGTGGTGGCCAGCTACTCCGACATAGGGCGTCGGCTGCAGGCCCGGCGCTTCCGCCGCAGCCGCCGCACTGGTCGCCTGGTGGTGCTCATCATCCTGGCCTTCGCCGCCTTCTGGCTGCCCTACCACGTGGTGAACCTGGCCGAAGCCGCCCGTGCGCTGGCCGGCCAGGCCTCCGGGTCGGGGCTCGTGGGGCAGCGGCTGGCACTGGCCCGCAAGGTACTCATCGCGCTCGCCTTCCTGAGCAGCAGTGTGAACCCCGTGCTGTACGCCTGCGCCGGCGGCGGCCTGCTACGCTCAGCGGGCGTGGGCTTCGTCGCCAAGCTGCTGGAGGGCACGGGCTCCGAGGCGTCCAGTACCCGCCGCGGGGGCAGCCTGGGCCAGACCGTGAGGGGCGGCCCCGCCGCTCAGGAGCCTGGCCCTTCCGAGAGCCTCACTGCCTCCAGCCCTCTCGAGTTAAACGAACTGAACTAG